One Agrococcus jenensis genomic region harbors:
- a CDS encoding cryptochrome/photolyase family protein, whose protein sequence is MGAQIVWFRRDLRVRDHPALVAAATAGEVLPVFIVDPAFVGAGTARAAALRTALAALSTATEDALVVREGAPEQVLRELVDEVGADAVHISGESTPGGRRRDARVEQALDVPLVATGTPYAVSPGRVRKADGSPFRVFTPFSRAWLAHGWRAPAELPDAVRWLRGIEGEPLPAVPETEAELSWAAEDTALERWAAFLDGPIDDYDEHRDRPDLDGTSRLSIALKLGTVHPRTLLADLDRIAPRRSKAAQRSLKRFQAEIAWREFYADVLWHHPRSAWRDFGDQLRGMAYDEPGEGFEAWCEGRTGFPFVDAGMRQLSSQGWMHNRVRMVTASFLTKDLHVWWVHGARFFQEQLADGDLASNSHGWQWTAGTGTDAAPYFRVFNPVVQGQRYDPDGEYVRRWVPELRHIAGAAVHEPWKVADGCAQGYPERILDHAVERQEALDRLAAVKG, encoded by the coding sequence ATGGGTGCCCAGATCGTGTGGTTCCGGCGCGACCTGCGAGTGCGCGACCATCCCGCGCTCGTCGCGGCCGCCACGGCCGGCGAGGTGCTGCCCGTCTTCATCGTCGACCCGGCGTTCGTCGGCGCGGGCACCGCGCGCGCCGCGGCCCTGCGCACCGCCCTCGCCGCGCTCAGCACGGCCACCGAGGATGCGCTCGTCGTGCGGGAGGGCGCCCCCGAGCAGGTGCTGCGCGAGCTCGTCGACGAGGTCGGGGCGGATGCGGTGCACATCTCCGGCGAGTCGACCCCGGGGGGTCGCCGGCGCGACGCGCGGGTGGAGCAGGCGCTCGACGTGCCGCTCGTCGCGACGGGCACGCCCTACGCCGTCTCGCCGGGTCGCGTGAGGAAGGCCGACGGCTCGCCCTTCCGCGTCTTCACGCCGTTCTCGCGCGCCTGGCTCGCGCACGGCTGGCGCGCGCCCGCCGAGCTGCCGGACGCCGTGCGATGGCTGCGGGGGATCGAGGGCGAGCCGCTGCCCGCGGTGCCCGAGACCGAGGCCGAGCTGTCCTGGGCGGCGGAGGACACGGCCCTCGAGCGCTGGGCCGCCTTCCTCGACGGCCCCATCGACGACTACGACGAGCACCGCGACCGCCCCGACCTCGACGGCACCTCGCGGCTCTCGATCGCGCTGAAGCTCGGCACGGTGCATCCGCGCACGCTGCTCGCCGACCTCGATCGCATCGCGCCGCGGCGCAGCAAGGCGGCGCAGCGCTCGCTCAAGCGCTTCCAGGCCGAGATCGCGTGGCGCGAGTTCTACGCCGACGTGCTGTGGCACCACCCGCGATCGGCGTGGCGCGACTTCGGGGACCAGCTGCGCGGCATGGCCTACGACGAGCCGGGTGAGGGCTTCGAGGCGTGGTGCGAGGGTCGCACCGGCTTCCCGTTCGTCGACGCGGGCATGCGGCAGCTGAGTTCGCAGGGCTGGATGCACAACCGGGTGCGCATGGTGACGGCGAGCTTCCTCACGAAGGACCTGCACGTGTGGTGGGTGCACGGCGCCCGGTTCTTCCAGGAGCAGCTGGCCGACGGCGACCTCGCCTCGAACAGCCACGGCTGGCAGTGGACGGCGGGGACGGGCACGGATGCGGCGCCCTACTTCCGCGTCTTCAACCCGGTCGTGCAGGGCCAGCGCTACGACCCCGACGGCGAGTACGTGCGTCGCTGGGTGCCGGAGCTCCGGCACATCGCCGGCGCCGCGGTGCACGAGCCGTGGAAGGTCGCGGACGGGTGCGCCCAGGGCTACCCCGAGCGCATCCTCGACCACGCCGTCGAGCGCCAGGAGGCACTCGACCGCCTCGCCGCCGTGAAGGGCTGA
- a CDS encoding ABC transporter ATP-binding protein: MLSIRSISRSFNGHRALNDVSFDVQNGLMTGFVGANGAGKTTTMRIILGVLTPSSGEVLVDGRPITADDRAQFGYMPEERGLYPKMKVHEQLVYLGRLHGLSSAHASTRAADLLEQLGLGERRDDKLESLSLGNQQRAQIAAALVHEPTALVLDEPFSGLDPMAVETTVEVLRDVARSGAPVLFSSHQLDLVERLCDSLVILAGGEVRAAGTREQIRSAHARPEWVLETDDAGFVRGIRGIEVIEFDGGHVRFTAPTDDDADRVLREAIERGTVRSFAPSIRPLTEIFQEVIR; the protein is encoded by the coding sequence ATGCTCTCCATCCGATCGATCTCCCGCTCCTTCAACGGGCACCGGGCGCTCAACGACGTCAGCTTCGACGTGCAGAACGGCCTGATGACCGGCTTCGTCGGCGCCAACGGCGCCGGCAAGACCACGACCATGCGCATCATCCTCGGCGTGCTCACGCCGAGCTCTGGCGAGGTGCTCGTCGACGGCAGGCCGATCACCGCCGATGACCGCGCGCAGTTCGGCTACATGCCCGAGGAGCGCGGGCTCTACCCGAAGATGAAGGTCCACGAGCAGCTCGTGTACCTCGGCCGCCTGCACGGCCTCAGCTCGGCCCACGCGTCGACCCGCGCGGCAGACCTGCTCGAGCAGCTGGGCCTCGGGGAGCGCCGCGACGACAAGCTCGAGTCGCTCAGCCTCGGCAACCAGCAGCGCGCGCAGATCGCCGCCGCGCTCGTGCACGAGCCCACCGCGCTCGTGCTCGACGAGCCGTTCTCGGGGCTCGACCCGATGGCGGTCGAGACGACCGTCGAGGTGCTCCGCGACGTCGCCCGCAGCGGCGCCCCGGTGCTGTTCTCGAGCCACCAGCTCGACCTCGTCGAGCGCCTGTGCGACTCGCTCGTCATCCTCGCCGGCGGCGAGGTGCGAGCGGCGGGCACGCGCGAGCAGATCCGCTCGGCACACGCGCGGCCCGAGTGGGTGCTCGAGACCGACGACGCGGGCTTCGTGCGCGGCATCCGCGGCATCGAGGTCATCGAGTTCGACGGCGGCCACGTGCGCTTCACCGCCCCCACCGACGACGACGCCGACCGCGTGCTGCGCGAGGCGATCGAGCGCGGCACCGTCCGCAGCTTCGCCCCCTCCATCCGACCGCTGACCGAGATCTTCCAGGAGGTCATCCGATGA
- a CDS encoding threonine aldolase family protein, with the protein MQTLHDADRRGFASDNYSGVHPEVLAAIAAANGGHQTAYGADEYTAHLQEVVRRHFGDQAETFPVFNGTGANVLALQSLLPRWGAVVAAKTAHINVDEGGAPERVGGMKLLTVPTPDGKLTPELIDLEAWGYGDEHRAQPLAVSITQSTELGTLYTADEIRAIADHAHAKGMLLHVDGARIANAAVALDQPLRAFTTDAGVDILSLGGTKNGAMGAEAVVVLSERAGHGLVYLRKLNMQLASKMRFISAQLVALFEGELWRENAVHANAMAARLRAAVEQLPGVSFAYPTQSNGVFARLPEGVADAVREAFFFYDWDAAAGEVRWMCTWDTTEADVDALAEAVREAVGGEPVEAATPAEPLPAAPFPPTS; encoded by the coding sequence GTGCAGACGCTCCACGACGCGGACCGCCGCGGCTTCGCATCCGACAACTACTCCGGCGTGCACCCCGAGGTGCTCGCCGCGATCGCTGCCGCGAACGGCGGCCACCAGACCGCCTACGGCGCCGACGAGTACACCGCGCACCTGCAGGAGGTCGTGCGGCGCCACTTCGGCGACCAGGCCGAGACGTTCCCGGTCTTCAACGGCACGGGGGCGAACGTGCTCGCCCTGCAGTCGCTGCTCCCCCGCTGGGGCGCCGTGGTGGCCGCGAAGACCGCGCACATCAACGTCGACGAGGGCGGCGCGCCCGAGCGCGTCGGCGGCATGAAGCTGCTCACCGTGCCGACGCCCGACGGCAAGCTGACGCCCGAGCTCATCGACCTCGAGGCATGGGGCTACGGCGACGAGCACCGCGCGCAGCCGCTCGCCGTGTCGATCACGCAGTCGACCGAGCTCGGCACCCTCTACACGGCCGACGAGATCCGCGCGATCGCCGACCACGCGCACGCCAAGGGCATGCTGCTGCACGTCGACGGCGCGCGCATCGCCAACGCCGCGGTCGCGCTGGACCAGCCGCTGCGGGCGTTCACGACGGATGCCGGGGTCGACATCCTCTCGCTCGGCGGCACGAAGAACGGGGCGATGGGCGCCGAGGCGGTCGTCGTGCTCTCCGAGCGCGCGGGCCACGGGCTCGTCTACCTGCGGAAGCTCAACATGCAGCTCGCATCGAAGATGCGCTTCATCTCGGCGCAGCTCGTCGCGCTCTTCGAGGGCGAGCTGTGGCGCGAGAACGCCGTGCACGCGAACGCGATGGCGGCCAGGCTGCGCGCCGCGGTCGAGCAGCTGCCGGGCGTCTCGTTCGCCTACCCGACGCAGTCGAACGGCGTGTTCGCGCGGCTGCCCGAGGGCGTCGCCGACGCGGTGCGCGAGGCGTTCTTCTTCTACGACTGGGATGCCGCCGCCGGCGAGGTGCGCTGGATGTGCACCTGGGACACCACCGAGGCTGACGTGGACGCGCTCGC
- a CDS encoding ABC transporter ATP-binding protein — protein MTAIVTRQLSKHYPEVRALDGVSIALEEHRIHGLLGRNGAGKTTLMQLLTGQVFATDGTMEVLGASPVENADVLMQTCFIQESQKYPDTFRAIDVLRVAAGAYPNWDQAFADRLVDEFRLPVKRMIKKLSRGQLSAIGIVVGLASRAPLTFFDEPYLGLDAVARRMFYDRLLADFSEHPRTVVLSTHHIDEVANLLEHVIILDEGRVLLDADTDELHHAAIAVSGRAADVDAFLSDREVLERTVLGTLATATFTARAGDERAAREAGLDVSQVSLQALFVHLTTANAAAAEQPIGTRSATDVATS, from the coding sequence ATGACCGCCATCGTCACCCGCCAGCTGTCGAAGCACTACCCCGAGGTACGCGCCCTCGACGGCGTCTCGATCGCGCTCGAGGAGCACCGCATCCACGGCCTCCTCGGCCGCAACGGCGCCGGCAAGACCACGCTCATGCAGCTGCTCACCGGCCAGGTCTTCGCGACCGACGGCACCATGGAGGTGCTCGGGGCGAGCCCGGTCGAGAACGCCGACGTGCTCATGCAGACGTGCTTCATCCAGGAGAGCCAGAAGTACCCCGACACGTTCCGCGCGATCGACGTGCTGCGGGTCGCGGCCGGCGCCTACCCGAACTGGGACCAGGCGTTCGCCGACCGGCTCGTCGACGAGTTCCGGCTGCCGGTCAAGCGCATGATCAAGAAGCTCTCGCGCGGCCAGCTGTCGGCGATCGGCATCGTCGTGGGGCTCGCCTCGCGCGCGCCGCTGACGTTCTTCGACGAGCCCTACCTCGGGCTCGACGCGGTCGCCCGGCGGATGTTCTACGACCGCCTGCTCGCGGACTTCAGCGAGCACCCGCGCACCGTCGTGCTCTCGACGCACCACATCGACGAGGTGGCGAACCTCCTCGAGCACGTCATCATCCTCGACGAGGGGCGCGTGCTGCTCGACGCCGACACCGACGAGCTGCACCACGCGGCGATCGCGGTCTCCGGCCGCGCGGCCGACGTGGATGCGTTCCTGTCGGACCGCGAGGTGCTCGAGCGCACCGTGCTCGGCACCCTCGCCACCGCCACCTTCACCGCGCGCGCCGGTGACGAGCGCGCCGCCCGCGAGGCCGGGCTCGACGTGAGCCAGGTCTCGCTCCAGGCACTCTTCGTGCACCTCACCACGGCGAACGCCGCAGCCGCCGAGCAGCCCATCGGCACCCGTTCCGCGACCGACGTCGCGACCTCCTGA
- a CDS encoding GntR family transcriptional regulator, whose product MLDDSKPLFVAVAEQIEDGILDGTYAEDDPVPSTNELAAFLRINPATAGKGFSLLVDAGVLIKRRGIGMFVAPGAREALRQRRRFAFQDQFIAPLLREAAQLGISAEDLADMITKEAVR is encoded by the coding sequence ATGCTCGACGACAGCAAGCCGCTGTTCGTAGCAGTGGCAGAGCAGATCGAGGACGGGATCCTCGACGGCACCTACGCCGAGGACGACCCCGTGCCCTCGACGAACGAGCTCGCAGCCTTCCTCCGCATCAACCCCGCGACCGCCGGCAAGGGCTTCAGCCTGCTCGTCGACGCCGGGGTGCTCATCAAGAGGAGAGGGATCGGCATGTTCGTCGCCCCAGGCGCTCGTGAAGCGCTCCGGCAGCGCCGGAGGTTCGCGTTCCAAGACCAGTTCATCGCACCCCTGCTCCGCGAGGCAGCACAGCTCGGCATCTCCGCCGAGGACCTCGCGGACATGATCACGAAGGAAGCCGTCCGATGA
- a CDS encoding ABC transporter permease, translating to MSTTTRAPGANTRGRTRFAQAVGIVAQREIMTQLRSKAFIISTIITLALVFGAVLFSSIGPQLFDEDTDVATTSELAPTLEQLDGIAVVPADSADAVRDAVRDGSVDAGVVAGEGPSGLVVIGDREAPSSLLQLLSITPDLELLDPNAPDPMLTYFIGLAFGLVFFMSAMTFGQTIANSVVEEKASRIVEIMLATVPARAILAGKVIGNSILAFGQILLIAAVVLLGGAITGSQLLLDGLGMPIVWFVVLFTVGFIMLAALYAAAAALVSRAEDLGSATSPLIMLIMIPYFLVIIFNNNPLALQIMSYVPFSSPVAEPMRVYLGTMEWWEPFLSLAILVVSTILVIVFAAKVYERSLLKTGSAVKWKDALKA from the coding sequence ATGAGCACCACCACCCGCGCCCCGGGCGCGAACACCCGCGGGCGCACGCGCTTCGCGCAGGCCGTCGGGATCGTCGCGCAGCGCGAGATCATGACGCAGCTGCGCTCGAAGGCGTTCATCATCTCGACGATCATCACGCTCGCGCTGGTCTTCGGCGCGGTGCTGTTCTCGTCGATCGGTCCGCAGCTGTTCGACGAGGACACCGACGTCGCCACCACGTCGGAGCTCGCGCCGACGCTCGAGCAGCTCGACGGCATCGCCGTCGTCCCCGCCGACAGCGCGGATGCGGTGCGCGACGCCGTGCGCGACGGCTCGGTCGACGCCGGCGTCGTCGCGGGCGAGGGCCCCTCCGGGCTCGTCGTCATCGGCGACCGCGAGGCGCCCTCGAGCCTGCTCCAGCTGCTCAGCATCACGCCCGACCTCGAGCTGCTCGACCCGAACGCGCCCGACCCGATGCTGACCTACTTCATCGGCCTCGCCTTCGGCCTCGTCTTCTTCATGTCGGCGATGACGTTCGGCCAGACGATCGCCAACTCGGTCGTCGAGGAGAAGGCGTCGCGCATCGTCGAGATCATGCTCGCGACGGTGCCGGCCCGCGCCATCCTGGCCGGCAAGGTGATCGGGAACTCGATCCTGGCGTTCGGGCAGATCCTGCTCATCGCCGCGGTGGTGCTGCTGGGCGGCGCGATCACCGGCTCGCAGCTGCTGCTCGACGGGCTCGGCATGCCGATCGTGTGGTTCGTGGTGCTCTTCACCGTCGGCTTCATCATGCTGGCGGCGCTCTACGCGGCGGCGGCGGCGCTCGTCTCGCGCGCCGAGGACCTGGGCTCCGCGACGAGCCCGCTCATCATGCTGATCATGATCCCGTACTTCCTCGTGATCATCTTCAACAACAACCCGCTCGCGCTGCAGATCATGTCGTACGTGCCGTTCTCGTCGCCGGTCGCGGAGCCGATGCGCGTCTACCTCGGCACGATGGAGTGGTGGGAGCCGTTCCTCTCGCTCGCGATCCTGGTGGTCTCGACCATCCTCGTGATCGTCTTCGCGGCGAAGGTCTACGAGCGGTCGCTGCTCAAGACCGGCTCGGCGGTCAAGTGGAAGGACGCCCTCAAGGCCTGA